One genomic window of Medicago truncatula cultivar Jemalong A17 chromosome 1, MtrunA17r5.0-ANR, whole genome shotgun sequence includes the following:
- the LOC25483408 gene encoding calcium-dependent protein kinase 32: MGNCCTNPITKLRRKEKPKKDHGPTTKNKTNKIKNTLVVLKKPTGREILQQYELGRELGRGEFGITYLCKDRETGEELACKSISKDKLRTAIDIEDVRREVEIMRHLPKHPNIVTLKDTYEDDDNVHLVMELCEGGELFDRIVAKGHYTERAAATVVKTIVQVVQMCHEHGVMHRDLKPENFLFANKKETSPLKAIDFGLSITFKPGDKFNEIVGSPYYMAPEVLKRNYGPEIDIWSAGVILYILLCGIPPFWAETEQGIAQAIIRSVIDFKKEPWPKVSDNAKDLIKKMLDPDPKRRLTAQEVLDHPWLQNAKTAPNVSLGETVRARLMQFSVMNKLKKTALRIIADHLSVEEVAGIKEGFQVMDTENKGKINLDELRVGLLKLGHQIPEGDVQILMEAGDVDKDGFLDYGEFVAISIHLRKISHDEHLQRAFQFFDKNESGFIELEELRNALADEVDTNSEEVINAIMHDVDTDKDGKISYEEFATMMKAGTDWRKASRQYSRERFTSLSIKLMKEGSLELNNEGR; this comes from the exons ATGGGAAATTGTTGTACAAATCCAATTACTAAACTAAGACGAAAGGAAAAGCCTAAAAAAGACCACGGGCCAACAACAAAGAACAAAAccaacaaaatcaaaaacacCTTGGTGGTGTTGAAAAAGCCCACGGGCCGAGAGATATTACAACAATACGAATTAGGGAGAGAATTAGGGAGAGGAGAATTTGGAATAACGTATTTATGTAAAGATAGAGAAACGGGAGAGGAATTAGCTTGTAAATCGATTTCAAAGGATAAGCTAAGAACAGCGATTGATATTGAAGATGTTAGAAGAGAGGTTGAAATTATGAGGCATTTACCTAAACATCCTAATATTGTTACGTTGAAGGATacttatgaagatgatgataatgTTCATCTTGTTATGGAGCTTTGTGAAGGTGGTGAGCTTTTTGATCGGATTGTTGCTAAGGGACATTATACCGAACGCGCCGCCGCGACGGTGGTTAAGACCATCGTTCAAGTTGTTCAg aTGTGCCACGAACATGGTGTGATGCATCGGGATCTCAAACCCGAGAACTTTTTGTTTGCAAACAAGAAGGAAACATCACCTTTGAAAGCTATTGACTTTGGTTTGTCAATTACCTTTAAACCAG GTGATAAATTTAACGAGATAGTTGGGAGTCCATATTACATGGCCCCTGAAGTATTGAAGAGAAATTATGGCCCTGAAATAGATATCTGGAGTGCCGGAGTAATTCTTTACATCTTACTTTGTGGTATCCCTCCTTTTTGGGCAG AAACTGAGCAGGGAATTGCTCAAGCAATTATACGATCCGTTATTGACTTTAAAAAGGAGCCATGGCCAAAGGTTTCTGATAATGCAAAAGACCTTATTAAGAAGATGCTTGATCCTGACCCAAAGCGCCGGCTTACTGCACAGGAAGTGTTAG ATCATCCATGGTTGCAGAATGCAAAGACAGCTCCTAATGTTTCATTGGGAGAAACAGTCAGAGCAAGGCTCATGCAATTTTCTGTAATGAACAAACTTAAGAAAACAGCATTGAGG ATTATTGCAGACCATTTGTCTGTAGAAGAAGTTGCTGGAATAAAAGAGGGATTCCAGGTGATGGATACAGAAAATAAAGGCAAAATCAACCTTGATGAACTACGAGTAGGGCTGCTTAAGCTTGGCCACCAAATTCCTGAGGGAGATGTTCAAATACTGATGGAAGCT GGTGATGTCGACAAAGATGGTTTCCTAGATTATGGAGAGTTTGTAGCCATTTCTATTCATCTGAGAAAGATATCCCATGATGAACACCTCCAAAGAGCATTccaattttttgataaaaacgaATCTGGGTTTATTGAACTTGAGGAGTTACGTAATGCCTTAGCTGATGAGGTTGACACGAACAGTGAAGAAGTCAttaatgcaattatgcatgatGTGGACACAGATAAG GATGGAAAAATAAGTTATGAGGAATTTGCTACGATGATGAAGGCTGGCACAGATTGGAGAAAAGCATCAAGGCAGTATTCGAGAGAGAGGTTTACCAGTCTCAGTATTAAACTGATGAAGGAGGGATCATTAGAATTGAACAATGAGGGTAGATGA
- the LOC25483407 gene encoding uncharacterized protein, with protein sequence MALTTMLNGGGNTIHNPSVAFTTPQNYASRLSHLLTVNAFKPLWCPTLTIQPTPSTFSPYLSPHSLDPFSAIAFTSRTAIQSFHQAISSLSHPPLSVDGPTFTVAALGKDSELLHKEFLSRICAGSDRVKVLVPPVATPSSLASELGDGGGRRVMCPVPLVVGLEEPPVVPSFLQELRDGGWVPVRVEAYETRWSGPRCAEGIVKAVEEEGLDAVVFTSSAEVEGLLKSLDGFGMGFGDLRRKCPGLVVAAHGPVTAAGAERLGVEVDVVSSKFHSFDGIIDVLNVKLATRFRI encoded by the coding sequence ATGGCGCTAACCACCATGTTGAACGGCGGCGGCAACACGATACACAATCCCAGCGTAGCATTCACGACGCCACAAAACTACGCATCAAGATTATCTCATCTCCTTACCGTAAACGCATTCAAACCCCTTTGGTGTCCCACTCTCACAATCCAACCCACTCCATCTACCTTTTCCCCTTATCTCTCTCCTCACTCTCTAGACCCCTTCTCCGCCATTGCTTTCACCTCCCGCACCGCAATCCAATCCTTCCACCAAGCCATATCATCTCTCTCTCATCCTCCACTCTCCGTCGACGGCCCCACTTTCACCGTGGCTGCTCTCGGCAAAGACTCTGAGCTTCTCCATAAAGAATTTCTCTCTAGAATCTGTGCTGGTTCTGACCGGGTTAAGGTTCTGGTGCCACCGGTGGCTACTCCGAGTAGCTTAGCGTCAGAGCTTGGGGATGGCGGTGGAAGGAGGGTAATGTGTCCGGTCCCGCTTGTTGTTGGACTGGAGGAGCCACCTGTAGTTCCTAGTTTTCTGCAGGAGCTTCGTGATGGCGGGTGGGTCCCGGTTAGAGTGGAGGCGTATGAGACACGGTGGAGTGGGCCGCGGTGTGCCGAGGGGATTGTGAAAGCGGTTGAGGAGGAAGGATTGGATGCTGTAGTTTTTACCAGTAGTGCTGAAGTGGAGGGGCTGCTTAAGAGCTTGGATGGATTTGGGATGGGCTTTGGTGACTTGAGGAGGAAGTGTCCCGGGTTGGTTGTGGCGGCTCATGGGCCTGTCACGGCTGCTGGGGCGGAGAGACTGGGGGTAGAGGTTGATGTGGTGAGTTCTAAGTTTCATAGTTTTGATGGAATTATTGATGTTCTTAATGTTAAATTGGCAACAAGGTTTAGAATTTAG